The Raphanus sativus cultivar WK10039 chromosome 2, ASM80110v3, whole genome shotgun sequence genome includes a region encoding these proteins:
- the LOC108840362 gene encoding probable serine/threonine-protein kinase At1g09600, protein MGCICSKGTAAEEEELNVQNEKPQENWNETSSVQLIAPTTLNKDDFSQKSGSSGGRNKAEGLAHKPSGRSSGLIVPVDDSDGKTVIVERPTRSHRRCSTADVGTGGGGGFQTLQPGTVNTSVPHSPEAELIAAGWPSWLTSVAGEAIKGWVPRHAESFEKLEKIGQGTYSTVYRARDLETGKMVAMKKVRFVNMDPESVRFMAREINILRKLDHPNVMKLECLVTSKLSGSLYLVFEYMEHDLSGLALRPGVKFTESQIKCYMKQLLSGLEHCHSRGILHRDIKGSNLLVNNDGVLKIGDFGLATLYHPTDQDQPLTSRVVTLWYRAPELLLGATQYGAGIDLWSVGCILTELFLGKPIMPGRTEVEQMHKIFKLCGSPSDEYWRKTKLPLATSFKPQQPYKRVLQETFKSLPSSALALVDKLLSLEPETRGSTSSTLNSKFFTTEPLPCDVSSLPKYPPSKELDAKIRDEEARRKRADTVKGRGAESVKRVSRDSKSTVTTPEFITSGQPKNTNTGSRGETGRCDRDKGLSHTSSMIHPTRWSKNESSRHNVVELKATRSSNVATTGMYLSPSHKDDAAVVPTTTYVRKKNRMHYSGPLMPPGGNMEDVLKEHERQIQEAVRKSRLEKSATKENHRTCA, encoded by the exons ATGGGATGCATTTGCTCAAAAGGAAcagcagcagaagaagaagaactgaATGTTCAAAATGAGAAACCTCAAGAAAATTGGAACGAAACGTCATCAGTTCAACTGATTGCACCTACTACATTAAACAAAGATGACTTTTCACAAAAATCTGGAAGCTCTGGTGGACGCAACAAAGCTGAGGGGTTAGCGCACAAACCCTCCGGGAGATCCAGCGGATTGATTGTTCCTGTAGACGATAGTGATGGTAAAACAGTAATTGTAGAGAGACCCACAAGGTCTCACCGGAGATGTTCAACTGCAGATGTTGGgacaggaggaggaggaggattcCAAACGCTTCAGCCGGGTACTGTCAACACAAGTGTTCCACATAGCCCTGAGGCCGAGCTCATTGCTGCTGGATGGCCTTCTTGGTTAACCTCTGTTGCAGGCGAAGCCATCAAAGGTTGGGTTCCTCGCCATGCAGAGTCCTTTGAGAAGCTGGAAAAA ATTGGACAAGGGACTTATAGTACAGTGTACAGAGCTCGTGATCTTGAGACGGGCAAAATGGTAGCCATGAAGAAGGTTAGATTCGTGAATATGGATCCTGAGAGCGTGAGATTCATGGCCAGGGAAATCAACATTTTGCGCAAACTCGACCATCCAAATGTTATGAAGCTCGAGTGTCTTGTGACCTCAAAACTCTCTGGTAGCTTGTACCTTGTGTTTGAGTACATGGAGCATGATCTTTCGGGTCTCGCGCTTAGACCCGGTGTCAAATTCACAGAATCCCAG ATCAAATGTTACATGAAACAGCTGCTTAGCGGGCTTGAACACTGCCACAGCCGTGGAATCCTACACCGAGACATTAAGGGTTCAAATCTCTTGGTGAACAATGATGGTGTCCTCAAGATTGGAGATTTCGGTCTCGCCACTTTGTATCATCCCACCGATCAAGATCAGCCCTTGACAAGCCGTGTAGTAACCTTGTGGTACAGGGCCCCTGAGCTCCTACTTGGAGCTACACAGTATGGAGCTGGCATAGATCTGTGGAGTGTTGGTTGCATTCTAACCGAACTCTTCTTAGGGAAACCAATCATGCCGGGTAGAACAGAG GTGGAGCAAATGCATAAGATCTTCAAGTTGTGTGGTTCACCATCCGATGAATACTGGCGAAAGACAAAGCTACCACTTGCGACAAGTTTCAAACCGCAACAACCTTATAAGCGTGTCCTCCAAGAGACGTTCAAGAGTTTGCCATCTTCTGCTCTAGCTCTTGTTGACAAGCTTCTATCTTTAGAACCAGAGACGCGAGGCTCAACTTCATCAACACTAAACAGCAAa ttCTTCACAACGGAACCACTCCCTTGTGATGTATCAAGTTTGCCCAAGTATCCTCCGAGCAAAGAACTTGACGCAAAGATCAGGGATGAAGAAGCAAGAAG GAAACGGGCTGACACTGTGAAGGGACGTGGAGCTGAATCGGTGAAAAGGGTTTCGAGAGACTCCAAGAGTACAGTCACAACGCCAGAGTTCATTACTTCAGGACAACCAAAAAATACAAACACAGGGTCGAGAGGAGAGACAGGAAGATGCGACAGAGATAAGGGCCTTTCTCATACCAGTTCAATGATTCATCCAACAAGATGGAGTAAAAACGAGAGCTCTAGGCATAATGTAGTAGAGCTGAAGGCTACCCGATCCAGCAACGTGGCGACGACAGGGATGTACTTGTCTCCTTCACATAAAGACGATGCAGCCGTAGTTCCCACAACg ACATACGTACGCAAAAAGAACAGAATGCACTATTCAGGTCCACTGATGCCTCCAGGTGGAAACATGGAGGACGTTCTGAAAGAGCATGAGAGGCAAATCCAAGAGGCTGTAAGGAAATCTCGGCTTGAGAAATCTGCAACAAAGGAAAACCACAGAACATGTGCATAA
- the LOC108842814 gene encoding uncharacterized protein LOC108842814 isoform X1, with protein MQNAQMESELQTQLVGSETLPPQVTWQRKLNSKVKNPSEFKMSTSDFLHLFPIGYRLWRHTKQEAAKGKVSIYDIFKKKNVKGNHGVPLGGVGAGSIGRSYKGEFQQFKLFPKVCEEAPILTNQFSVFVSRPGGVNYSTVLCATNPESGNGRTEDSGIESWDWKMKGDKSTYHALYPRSWTVYNEPDPELRIVSRQVSPFIPNNYKESSFPVSVFAFTATNLGKEEATVTLLFTWENSVGGASGLTGEHFNSSTMETDGVHAIALHHKTANGHPPVTYAIAAQETDDVSVSECPCFLVSGYAPNEITARAMWDEIKKNKSFDRFPCEPGSPSIPGTSIGAAIAAKVKVPPGCDRTVTFSLSWDCPEVRFNEKTYHRRYTRFYGTLGDAAVNMARDALLNYGDWESQIEEWQNPILLDTSLPDWYRVTLFNELYYFNSGGAIWTDGLPHKQSTETSKISNTEQQNSIDADILQKINAVCYQVHHYSPQSQNVEENIGQFIYLEGIEYLMYNTYDVHFYSSFALLILFPELELSIQRDFAAAVMFRDPTKKEIMSSGEWVPRKLLGSVPHDIGLNNPWLELNAYNLFNTDRWKDLNAKFVLQVYRDAVATGDQSFARAVWPSVYVSVAYLDQFDKDEDGMIENEGFPDQTYDTWSVRGVSAYCGGLYVAALQAASAFATIVGENAVAFYFNAKYEKAKTVYEKLWNGSYFDYDNSGSDSSSSILADQLAGQWYARACGLKPITKEEWIKKALETIHEFNVMKVRGGTRGAVNGMSPDGQVDTNSLVSKEVWAGTTYSVAACMIQEGQREKGFQTASGIYEAVWSDRGISCAFQTPEAWNMNDEYRSLCYMRPLAIWAIQWALTTPMQNFGGAKQNLVVGDEEESDLLSRQDNGFKEVARYVKIAKSSEHRSRLQETYEAILKTLHL; from the exons ATGCAAAACGCTCAAATGGAAAGCGAACTTCAAACCCAGTTG GTTGGAAGTGAGACACTTCCTCCTCAAGTAACATGGCAGCGGAAGTTGAACAGCAAAGTAAAGAACCCTTCTGAGTTCAAGATGAGTACAAGCGATTTTCTTCACCTG TTTCCAATAGGCTATAGATTGTGGCGTCACACTAAACAAGAAGCAGCAAAAGGaaaa GTTTCCATTTACGATATCTTCAAAAAGAAGAATGTAAAAGGCAACCATGGTGTCCCTTTAGGTGGAGTTGG TGCAGGAAGCATCGGAAGGAGTTACAAAGGTGAATTTCAGCAGTTCAAGCTCTTCCCTAAAGTTTGTGAAGAAGCTCCAATCCTCACAAATCAGTTCTCT GTTTTTGTTTCGAGACCCGGTGGTGTAAATTACTCAACTGTTCTATGCGCAACAAATCCAGAGTCTGGAAA TGGTAGAACAGAAGATTCAGGAATAGAGTCATGGGATTGGAAGATGAAGGGGGACAAATCTACGTATCATGCTCTGTATCCTAGGTCTTGGACCGTCTACAACG AGCCTGACCCTGAACTCAGAATAGTTTCTCGTCAAGTCTCTCCCTTTATACCCAATAACTACAAGGAAAGCAGTTTTCCAGTATCCGTTTTCGCTTTTACG GCGACTAATCTTGGAAAAGAAGAAGCAACGGTTACTTTGCTCTTTACATGGGAG aacTCAGTGGGAGGAGCTTCTGGGTTAACTGGAGAACACTTCAACTCATCAACTAT GGAAACAGATGGAGTACATGCAATAGCTTTACATCACAA GACAGCCAATGGACACCCACCAGTTACTTACGCCATTGCAGCGCAAGAAACAGACGATGTTAGTGTCTCTGAGTGTCCATGCTTCTTGGTTTCTGGTTATGCTCCTAATGAAATCACAGCAAGAGCTATGTGGGACGAGATCAAAaag AACAAATCATTCGACCGGTTTCCTTGTGAGCCAGGCTCACCTTCGATACCTGGAACGTCCATTGGAGCAGCCATAGCTGCTAAAGTGAAGGTCCCTCCAGGTTGTGACCGTACAGTCACATTTTCACTCTCATGGGACTGTCCTGAAGTGCGGTTTAATGAGAAGACTTACCACAG ACGATACACAAGATTCTATGGCACTTTAGGCGACGCAGCAGTGAATATGGCTCGTGACGCTCTTCTTA ATTATGGCGATTGGGAGTCTCAGATTGAAGAATGGCAAAACCCTATTCTTTTAGACACTTCACTCCCTGATTG GTATAGAGTCACTCTATTCAACGAACTATACTATTTCAACTCTGGAGGAGCTATCTGGACAG ATGGCTTGCCTCACAAGCAAAGTACAGAAACAAGCAAGATTTCAAACACAGAACAACAGAACAGCATCGATGCAGACATCCTCCAGAAAATCAATGCGGTTTGTTATCAGGTTCACCATTACTCTCCTCAGTCTCAAAACGTTGAAGAGAACATTGGGCAATTCATCTACCTCGAAGGAATCGAGTATCTAATGTACAACACTTACGACGTTCACTTCTACTCTTCCTTTGCACTTCTCATTCTCTTCCCTGAGCTCGAACTCAGCATCCAGAGAGACTTCGCAGCAGCGGTTATGTTCCGAGATCCGACCAAGAAAGAGATCATGAGCTCCGGCGAGTGGGTTCCAAGAAAGCTGCTAGGATCGGTTCCTCACGACATCGGTCTAAACAACCCTTGGCTTGAGCTAAACGCGTATAACTTGTTCAACACGGATCGTTGGAAAGACTTGAACGCCAAGTTTGTTCTTCAAGTCTACAGAGACGCGGTTGCAACCGGTGATCAGAGCTTCGCGAGAGCGGTTTGGCCGTCAGTTTACGTATCGGTTGCTTATTTGGATCAGTTCGACAAGGACGAGGACGGTATGATTGAGAACGAAGGGTTTCCAGACCAGACATACGACACTTGGAGTGTTAGAGGCGTTAGTGCTTATTGCGGCGGTCTTTACGTCGCTGCTCTTCAAGCTGCGTCTGCGTTTGCTACTATTGTTGGAGAAAACGCTGTCGCGTTTTACTTCAACGCAAAGTATGAAAAGGCTAAAACCGTTTACGAGAAGCTATGGAACGGTTCTTACTTCGATTATGACAATAGCGGTAGCGACTCGAGCTCCTCGATTCTTGCTGATCAATTGGCTGGTCAATG GTACGCGAGAGCGTGTGGACTGAAGCCGATAACGAAAGAAGAGTGGATAAAGAAAGCACTCGAGACGATCCATGAGTTTAATGTGATGAAGGTGAGAGGAGGGACACGTGGCGCGGTGAATGGGATGTCTCCGGATGGACAAGTGGACACGAACTCGCTGGTTTCGAAAGAGGTTTGGGCTGGGACCACTTACTCTGTCGCAGCTTGTATGATTCAGGAAGGACAAAGAGAGAAAGGGTTTCAGACAGCAAGTGGAATCTATGAGGCTGTTTGGTCTGATCGTGGTATTAG TTGCGCGTTTCAGACACCAGAAGCGTGGAACATGAATGATGAATACAGGTCTCTCTGTTATATGAGACCTCTTGCTATATGGGCGATACAATGGGCATTGACGACACCAATGCAAAATTTTGGAGGAGCGAAGCAGAACTTAGTGGtgggagatgaagaagaaagtgaTTTGTTGTCAAGACAGGACAATGGGTTTAAAGAAGTGGCTCGTTATGTGAAAATTGCAAAGAGCAGTGAACACAGAAGCCGTCTCCAGGAAACGTACGAGGCCATCCTCAAGACACTTCACCTGTAG
- the LOC130503135 gene encoding uncharacterized protein LOC130503135 isoform X2, with protein sequence MVTIKLEGDVAITLCLFDAQAVSFHKKLEDMTHDPKVIVATSINLKMVGGHLFLDATSGTHVDFDKETNAGESCFYKLVARDTGLPSAAPLPKRYAEVEPVTIAELNTFVITFPSQEIDLL encoded by the exons ATGGTGACGATCAAACTGGAAGG TGATGTGGCTATTACACTTTGCCTATTTGACGCTCAGGCAGTTTCCTTTCACAAAAAACTGGAAGACATGACTCATGATCCAAAGGTGATTGTTGCCACTAGCATAAATCTAAAGATGGTTGGAG GCCATTTGTTCCTCGATGCAACATCAGGAACCCATGTTgattttgacaaagaaacgaATGCAGGAGAATCCTGTTTCTACAA ATTGGTGGCTAGGGACACTGGACTTCCTTCTGCCGCACCCCTTCCAAAGAGATATGCAGAAGTTGAGCCTGTGACAATTGCTGAGCTCAACACTTTTGTCATCACTTTTCCCTCACAG GAGATTGACTTACTATGA
- the LOC108821366 gene encoding uncharacterized protein LOC108821366: MSAISCSTASSSGGCGLRSQPKTCASPAFSSLNFTRTGPNSQSDRLSIHRLALVHGNHKARGTTIRMALVDERQSTGQNIADPPRTLAYDLVQGALVKWRWKEDKSVPDTPTAVLLHGILGSGKNWGTFARRLAHEFPTWQFLLVDLRCHGDSASLKKRGPHSVATTASDVLKLVGQLRLTPRVLVGHSFGGKVVLSMVEQAAKPLPRPVRAWVLDATPGKVRAGGDGEDHPRELISFLRTLPKVVPSKREVLNALIKEGFSNDVAQWVVTNLRPTGPSCSSFSWTFDLDGISQLYQSYEDTNLWNFVENLPRGVHVNFLKAERSLHRWALEDLQRIHSAEEIASEEGGGVEMHVLEDAGHWVHTDNPDGLFRILSSSFQVLRA, translated from the exons ATGTCGGCGATCTCGTGCTCCACGGCTAGCTCTAGCGGTGGATGTGGATTGAGGTCTCAACCAAAGACATGTGCTTCACCAGCATTTAGCTCTCTTAATTTCACCAGAACTGGGCCAAACTCTCAG AGTGATAGATTAAGTATTCATCGGTTGGCATTGGTACATGGGAATCACAAGGCAAGAGGAACAACTATACGTATGGCATTAGTCGACGAAAGACAATCAACTGGCCAAAATATTGCCGACCCTCCTAGGACCTTG GCGTACGATCTTGTTCAAGGGGCTCTTGTGAAGTGGAGATGGAAGGAGGACAAGTCTGTTCCAGATACACCTACTGCTGTTCTTCTACATGGGATTTTAGGCAGCGGCAAAAACTGGG GCACTTTTGCTCGAAGATTGGCTCATGAGTTCCCAACTTGGCAG TTTCTCTTGGTAGACTTGCGTTGCCATGGGGACTCAGCGTCTCTCAAGAAGAGAGGTCCACACTCTGTTGCTACAACTGCTTCTGATGTTCTAAAActt GTTGGTCAGTTGAGGTTAACACCTCGGGTCCTTGTTGGTCACAGCTTTGGAGGGAAAG TTGTTTTAAGCATGGTGGAGCAAGCAGCCAAGCCTCTTCCTCGACCAGTCCGA GCTTGGGTGTTGGATGCTACTCCTGGAAAGGTTCGTGCAGGAGGAGATGGAGAGGATCATCCACGAGAGCTCATATCATTTCTACGTACATTGCCTAAAGTG GTCCCATCAAAGCGAGAAGTTTTAAACGCTCTTATCAAAGAAGGCTTTTCGAATGATGTCGCACAG TGGGTTGTTACTAATCTGAGACCTACTGGACCATCGTGCTCTAGCTTTTCGTGGACATTTGACTTAGACGGGATCTCCCAACTTTATCAGTCCTACGAAGACACAAATCTATG GAACTTTGTTGAGAACCTGCCAAGAGGAGTACATGTGAATTTTCTTAAAGCGGAAAGAAGCTTGCACCGTTGGGCACTAGAAGACCTTCAACGGATCCACTCCGCTGAAGAGATCGCCTCTGAAGAAGGCGGCGGCGTAGAAATGCATGTCCTGGAAGATGCCGGTCACTGG GTTCACACGGATAACCCGGATGGTCTCTTCAGGATCTTGTCCTCTTCATTTCAGGTTCTCAGAGCCTAG
- the LOC108842814 gene encoding uncharacterized protein LOC108842814 isoform X2, with protein MKGDKSTYHALYPRSWTVYNEPDPELRIVSRQVSPFIPNNYKESSFPVSVFAFTATNLGKEEATVTLLFTWENSVGGASGLTGEHFNSSTMETDGVHAIALHHKTANGHPPVTYAIAAQETDDVSVSECPCFLVSGYAPNEITARAMWDEIKKNKSFDRFPCEPGSPSIPGTSIGAAIAAKVKVPPGCDRTVTFSLSWDCPEVRFNEKTYHRRYTRFYGTLGDAAVNMARDALLNYGDWESQIEEWQNPILLDTSLPDWYRVTLFNELYYFNSGGAIWTDGLPHKQSTETSKISNTEQQNSIDADILQKINAVCYQVHHYSPQSQNVEENIGQFIYLEGIEYLMYNTYDVHFYSSFALLILFPELELSIQRDFAAAVMFRDPTKKEIMSSGEWVPRKLLGSVPHDIGLNNPWLELNAYNLFNTDRWKDLNAKFVLQVYRDAVATGDQSFARAVWPSVYVSVAYLDQFDKDEDGMIENEGFPDQTYDTWSVRGVSAYCGGLYVAALQAASAFATIVGENAVAFYFNAKYEKAKTVYEKLWNGSYFDYDNSGSDSSSSILADQLAGQWYARACGLKPITKEEWIKKALETIHEFNVMKVRGGTRGAVNGMSPDGQVDTNSLVSKEVWAGTTYSVAACMIQEGQREKGFQTASGIYEAVWSDRGISCAFQTPEAWNMNDEYRSLCYMRPLAIWAIQWALTTPMQNFGGAKQNLVVGDEEESDLLSRQDNGFKEVARYVKIAKSSEHRSRLQETYEAILKTLHL; from the exons ATGAAGGGGGACAAATCTACGTATCATGCTCTGTATCCTAGGTCTTGGACCGTCTACAACG AGCCTGACCCTGAACTCAGAATAGTTTCTCGTCAAGTCTCTCCCTTTATACCCAATAACTACAAGGAAAGCAGTTTTCCAGTATCCGTTTTCGCTTTTACG GCGACTAATCTTGGAAAAGAAGAAGCAACGGTTACTTTGCTCTTTACATGGGAG aacTCAGTGGGAGGAGCTTCTGGGTTAACTGGAGAACACTTCAACTCATCAACTAT GGAAACAGATGGAGTACATGCAATAGCTTTACATCACAA GACAGCCAATGGACACCCACCAGTTACTTACGCCATTGCAGCGCAAGAAACAGACGATGTTAGTGTCTCTGAGTGTCCATGCTTCTTGGTTTCTGGTTATGCTCCTAATGAAATCACAGCAAGAGCTATGTGGGACGAGATCAAAaag AACAAATCATTCGACCGGTTTCCTTGTGAGCCAGGCTCACCTTCGATACCTGGAACGTCCATTGGAGCAGCCATAGCTGCTAAAGTGAAGGTCCCTCCAGGTTGTGACCGTACAGTCACATTTTCACTCTCATGGGACTGTCCTGAAGTGCGGTTTAATGAGAAGACTTACCACAG ACGATACACAAGATTCTATGGCACTTTAGGCGACGCAGCAGTGAATATGGCTCGTGACGCTCTTCTTA ATTATGGCGATTGGGAGTCTCAGATTGAAGAATGGCAAAACCCTATTCTTTTAGACACTTCACTCCCTGATTG GTATAGAGTCACTCTATTCAACGAACTATACTATTTCAACTCTGGAGGAGCTATCTGGACAG ATGGCTTGCCTCACAAGCAAAGTACAGAAACAAGCAAGATTTCAAACACAGAACAACAGAACAGCATCGATGCAGACATCCTCCAGAAAATCAATGCGGTTTGTTATCAGGTTCACCATTACTCTCCTCAGTCTCAAAACGTTGAAGAGAACATTGGGCAATTCATCTACCTCGAAGGAATCGAGTATCTAATGTACAACACTTACGACGTTCACTTCTACTCTTCCTTTGCACTTCTCATTCTCTTCCCTGAGCTCGAACTCAGCATCCAGAGAGACTTCGCAGCAGCGGTTATGTTCCGAGATCCGACCAAGAAAGAGATCATGAGCTCCGGCGAGTGGGTTCCAAGAAAGCTGCTAGGATCGGTTCCTCACGACATCGGTCTAAACAACCCTTGGCTTGAGCTAAACGCGTATAACTTGTTCAACACGGATCGTTGGAAAGACTTGAACGCCAAGTTTGTTCTTCAAGTCTACAGAGACGCGGTTGCAACCGGTGATCAGAGCTTCGCGAGAGCGGTTTGGCCGTCAGTTTACGTATCGGTTGCTTATTTGGATCAGTTCGACAAGGACGAGGACGGTATGATTGAGAACGAAGGGTTTCCAGACCAGACATACGACACTTGGAGTGTTAGAGGCGTTAGTGCTTATTGCGGCGGTCTTTACGTCGCTGCTCTTCAAGCTGCGTCTGCGTTTGCTACTATTGTTGGAGAAAACGCTGTCGCGTTTTACTTCAACGCAAAGTATGAAAAGGCTAAAACCGTTTACGAGAAGCTATGGAACGGTTCTTACTTCGATTATGACAATAGCGGTAGCGACTCGAGCTCCTCGATTCTTGCTGATCAATTGGCTGGTCAATG GTACGCGAGAGCGTGTGGACTGAAGCCGATAACGAAAGAAGAGTGGATAAAGAAAGCACTCGAGACGATCCATGAGTTTAATGTGATGAAGGTGAGAGGAGGGACACGTGGCGCGGTGAATGGGATGTCTCCGGATGGACAAGTGGACACGAACTCGCTGGTTTCGAAAGAGGTTTGGGCTGGGACCACTTACTCTGTCGCAGCTTGTATGATTCAGGAAGGACAAAGAGAGAAAGGGTTTCAGACAGCAAGTGGAATCTATGAGGCTGTTTGGTCTGATCGTGGTATTAG TTGCGCGTTTCAGACACCAGAAGCGTGGAACATGAATGATGAATACAGGTCTCTCTGTTATATGAGACCTCTTGCTATATGGGCGATACAATGGGCATTGACGACACCAATGCAAAATTTTGGAGGAGCGAAGCAGAACTTAGTGGtgggagatgaagaagaaagtgaTTTGTTGTCAAGACAGGACAATGGGTTTAAAGAAGTGGCTCGTTATGTGAAAATTGCAAAGAGCAGTGAACACAGAAGCCGTCTCCAGGAAACGTACGAGGCCATCCTCAAGACACTTCACCTGTAG
- the LOC130503135 gene encoding uncharacterized protein LOC130503135 isoform X1 has protein sequence MVTIKLEGDVAITLCLFDAQAVSFHKKLEDMTHDPKVIVATSINLKMVGGHLFLDATSGTHVDFDKETNAGESCFYKLVARDTGLPSAAPLPKRYAEVEPVTIAELNTFVITFPSQVVWISMCFNIVIDFTTVYLHVMLV, from the exons ATGGTGACGATCAAACTGGAAGG TGATGTGGCTATTACACTTTGCCTATTTGACGCTCAGGCAGTTTCCTTTCACAAAAAACTGGAAGACATGACTCATGATCCAAAGGTGATTGTTGCCACTAGCATAAATCTAAAGATGGTTGGAG GCCATTTGTTCCTCGATGCAACATCAGGAACCCATGTTgattttgacaaagaaacgaATGCAGGAGAATCCTGTTTCTACAA ATTGGTGGCTAGGGACACTGGACTTCCTTCTGCCGCACCCCTTCCAAAGAGATATGCAGAAGTTGAGCCTGTGACAATTGCTGAGCTCAACACTTTTGTCATCACTTTTCCCTCACAGGTAGTATGGATATCAATGTGTTTCAATATTGTAATAGATTTTACAACAGTCTATCTGCATGTGATGTTGGTGTAA